The proteins below are encoded in one region of Rhinolophus sinicus isolate RSC01 linkage group LG07, ASM3656204v1, whole genome shotgun sequence:
- the EGR3 gene encoding early growth response protein 3 isoform X1 — translation MDGWGRVGNFPGGELLFPPTPPALPDREGSVGDATVEASVLPGGGSRQPEGENVMDIGLTNEKPNPELSYSGSFQPAPGNKTVTYLGKFAFDSPSNWCQDNIISLMSAGILGVPPASGALSTQTSTASMVQPPQGDVEAMYPALPPYSNCSDLYSEPVSFHDPQGNPGLAYSPQDYQSAKPALDSNLFPMIPDYNLYHHPNDMGSIPEHKPFQAMDPIRVNPPPITPLETIKAFKDKQIHPGFSSLPQPPLTLKPIRPRKYPNRPSKTPLHERPHACPAEGCDRRFSRSDELTRHLRIHTGHKPFQCRICMRSFSRSDHLTTHIRTHTGEKPFACEFCGRKFARSDERKRHAKIHLKQKEKKAEKGSAPSASSAPPVSLAPVVTTCA, via the exons atggatggatggggacGCGTTGGGAATTTTCCGGGGGGCGAGTTGCTTTTCCCACCCACTCCCCCCGCCCTTCCCGATCGGGAAGGCTCGGTTGGCGACGCCACGGTTGAGGCTTCTGTTCTCCCGGGTGGGGGCAGCCGCCAACCGGAGGGAG AGAATGTGATGGACATCGGTCTGACCAACGAGAAGCCCAACCCGGAACTCTCTTATTCCGGCTCCTTCCAGCCAGCCCCCGGCAACAAGACTGTGACCTACTTGGGAAAGTTCGCCTTCGATTCCCCTTCCAACTGGTGCCAGGACAACATCATTAGCCTCATGAGCGCCGGTATCTTGGGGGTGCCCCCGGCCTCAGGGGCACTCAGCACCCAGACCTCTACGGCCAGCATGGTGCAGCCGCCACAGGGCGACGTCGAGGCCATGTATCCGGCGCTGCCTCCCTATTCTAACTGCAGTGATCTCTACTCGGAGCCTGTGTCTTTCCACGACCCCCAGGGCAACCCCGGGCTCGCCTATTCCCCCCAGGATTATCAATCGGCCAAACCGGCTTTGGACAGCAATCTCTTCCCCATGATTCCTGACTACAACTTATACCACCACCCCAACGACATGGGCTCAATTCCGGAGCACAAGCCCTTCCAGGCCATGGACCCCATCCGGGTCAACCCGCCCCCTATTACGCCCCTGGAGACCATCAAGGCATTCAAAGACAAGCAGATCCACCCAGGCTTCAGTAGCCTGCCCCAGCCGCCGCTCACGCTAAAGCCCATCCGGCCCCGCAAGTACCCCAACCGACCCAGCAAGACCCCGCTCCATGAGCGGCCCCACGCGTGCCCAGCGGAGGGCTGCGACCGCCGTTTCAGCCGTTCGGACGAGCTGACCCGGCACCTGCGCATCCACACGGGCCACAAGCCCTTCCAGTGCCGGATCTGCATGCGGAGCTTCAGCCGTAGCGACCACCTTACCACTCACATCCGCACGCATACGGGCGAGAAGCCCTTTGCCTGCGAGTTCTGCGGGCGCAAGTTTGCGCGCAGCGACGAGCGCAAGCGCCACGCCAAGATCCACCTCaagcaaaaggagaagaaagcgGAGAAGGGGAGTGCGCCTTCTGCGTCCTCAGCGCCCCCAGTGTCCCTGGCCCCTGTGGTCACTACCTGTGCCTGA
- the EGR3 gene encoding early growth response protein 3 isoform X3: MEPCAAWSPRGGRENVMDIGLTNEKPNPELSYSGSFQPAPGNKTVTYLGKFAFDSPSNWCQDNIISLMSAGILGVPPASGALSTQTSTASMVQPPQGDVEAMYPALPPYSNCSDLYSEPVSFHDPQGNPGLAYSPQDYQSAKPALDSNLFPMIPDYNLYHHPNDMGSIPEHKPFQAMDPIRVNPPPITPLETIKAFKDKQIHPGFSSLPQPPLTLKPIRPRKYPNRPSKTPLHERPHACPAEGCDRRFSRSDELTRHLRIHTGHKPFQCRICMRSFSRSDHLTTHIRTHTGEKPFACEFCGRKFARSDERKRHAKIHLKQKEKKAEKGSAPSASSAPPVSLAPVVTTCA, encoded by the exons ATGGAGCCGTGTGCGGCGTGGAGTCCCCGCGGTGGGAGAG AGAATGTGATGGACATCGGTCTGACCAACGAGAAGCCCAACCCGGAACTCTCTTATTCCGGCTCCTTCCAGCCAGCCCCCGGCAACAAGACTGTGACCTACTTGGGAAAGTTCGCCTTCGATTCCCCTTCCAACTGGTGCCAGGACAACATCATTAGCCTCATGAGCGCCGGTATCTTGGGGGTGCCCCCGGCCTCAGGGGCACTCAGCACCCAGACCTCTACGGCCAGCATGGTGCAGCCGCCACAGGGCGACGTCGAGGCCATGTATCCGGCGCTGCCTCCCTATTCTAACTGCAGTGATCTCTACTCGGAGCCTGTGTCTTTCCACGACCCCCAGGGCAACCCCGGGCTCGCCTATTCCCCCCAGGATTATCAATCGGCCAAACCGGCTTTGGACAGCAATCTCTTCCCCATGATTCCTGACTACAACTTATACCACCACCCCAACGACATGGGCTCAATTCCGGAGCACAAGCCCTTCCAGGCCATGGACCCCATCCGGGTCAACCCGCCCCCTATTACGCCCCTGGAGACCATCAAGGCATTCAAAGACAAGCAGATCCACCCAGGCTTCAGTAGCCTGCCCCAGCCGCCGCTCACGCTAAAGCCCATCCGGCCCCGCAAGTACCCCAACCGACCCAGCAAGACCCCGCTCCATGAGCGGCCCCACGCGTGCCCAGCGGAGGGCTGCGACCGCCGTTTCAGCCGTTCGGACGAGCTGACCCGGCACCTGCGCATCCACACGGGCCACAAGCCCTTCCAGTGCCGGATCTGCATGCGGAGCTTCAGCCGTAGCGACCACCTTACCACTCACATCCGCACGCATACGGGCGAGAAGCCCTTTGCCTGCGAGTTCTGCGGGCGCAAGTTTGCGCGCAGCGACGAGCGCAAGCGCCACGCCAAGATCCACCTCaagcaaaaggagaagaaagcgGAGAAGGGGAGTGCGCCTTCTGCGTCCTCAGCGCCCCCAGTGTCCCTGGCCCCTGTGGTCACTACCTGTGCCTGA
- the EGR3 gene encoding early growth response protein 3 isoform X2 encodes MTGKLAEKLPVTMSSLLNQLPDNLYPEEIPSALNLFSGSSDSVAHYNQMATENVMDIGLTNEKPNPELSYSGSFQPAPGNKTVTYLGKFAFDSPSNWCQDNIISLMSAGILGVPPASGALSTQTSTASMVQPPQGDVEAMYPALPPYSNCSDLYSEPVSFHDPQGNPGLAYSPQDYQSAKPALDSNLFPMIPDYNLYHHPNDMGSIPEHKPFQAMDPIRVNPPPITPLETIKAFKDKQIHPGFSSLPQPPLTLKPIRPRKYPNRPSKTPLHERPHACPAEGCDRRFSRSDELTRHLRIHTGHKPFQCRICMRSFSRSDHLTTHIRTHTGEKPFACEFCGRKFARSDERKRHAKIHLKQKEKKAEKGSAPSASSAPPVSLAPVVTTCA; translated from the exons ATGACCGGCAAACTCGCCGAGAAGCTGCCGGTGACCATGAGCAGTTTGCTAAACCAACTGCCTGACAATCTGTATCCCGAGGAGATTCCCAGCGCGCTCAACCTCTTCTCCGGCAGCAGCGATTCCGTAGCCCATTACAATCAGATGGCTACAG AGAATGTGATGGACATCGGTCTGACCAACGAGAAGCCCAACCCGGAACTCTCTTATTCCGGCTCCTTCCAGCCAGCCCCCGGCAACAAGACTGTGACCTACTTGGGAAAGTTCGCCTTCGATTCCCCTTCCAACTGGTGCCAGGACAACATCATTAGCCTCATGAGCGCCGGTATCTTGGGGGTGCCCCCGGCCTCAGGGGCACTCAGCACCCAGACCTCTACGGCCAGCATGGTGCAGCCGCCACAGGGCGACGTCGAGGCCATGTATCCGGCGCTGCCTCCCTATTCTAACTGCAGTGATCTCTACTCGGAGCCTGTGTCTTTCCACGACCCCCAGGGCAACCCCGGGCTCGCCTATTCCCCCCAGGATTATCAATCGGCCAAACCGGCTTTGGACAGCAATCTCTTCCCCATGATTCCTGACTACAACTTATACCACCACCCCAACGACATGGGCTCAATTCCGGAGCACAAGCCCTTCCAGGCCATGGACCCCATCCGGGTCAACCCGCCCCCTATTACGCCCCTGGAGACCATCAAGGCATTCAAAGACAAGCAGATCCACCCAGGCTTCAGTAGCCTGCCCCAGCCGCCGCTCACGCTAAAGCCCATCCGGCCCCGCAAGTACCCCAACCGACCCAGCAAGACCCCGCTCCATGAGCGGCCCCACGCGTGCCCAGCGGAGGGCTGCGACCGCCGTTTCAGCCGTTCGGACGAGCTGACCCGGCACCTGCGCATCCACACGGGCCACAAGCCCTTCCAGTGCCGGATCTGCATGCGGAGCTTCAGCCGTAGCGACCACCTTACCACTCACATCCGCACGCATACGGGCGAGAAGCCCTTTGCCTGCGAGTTCTGCGGGCGCAAGTTTGCGCGCAGCGACGAGCGCAAGCGCCACGCCAAGATCCACCTCaagcaaaaggagaagaaagcgGAGAAGGGGAGTGCGCCTTCTGCGTCCTCAGCGCCCCCAGTGTCCCTGGCCCCTGTGGTCACTACCTGTGCCTGA